The following is a genomic window from Mycolicibacterium sp. TY81.
CGGGCTCACACCGTGCCGCTGACAGTGGCCGACCGGCTGGCGCTGACCGACCTGGTGCACCGCTACGCCGCGGCCGTCGACGACCGCCGGTTCGACGATGTCGTCGAACTCTTCACCAGCACAGCGGAATTGGTCCTCCCGGACCCGCCCCGATCGCTGGACCCGATACGGCCCGAGCACGGGCCAGACGGGGTCCGGGCCGCGATGGCCGCCCTGTCGGGCGTCGTCCGCACCCAGCACGAGATCGTCGGTGAGGTCTACACCGACGCCACCGACCACGCTCGTGGCCGCATCACG
Proteins encoded in this region:
- a CDS encoding nuclear transport factor 2 family protein — translated: MPLTVADRLALTDLVHRYAAAVDDRRFDDVVELFTSTAELVLPDPPRSLDPIRPEHGPDGVRAAMAALSGVVRTQHEIVGEVYTDATDHARGRITCVAHHWTRGADSDVTDLVWHLRYDDEYAPTGDGWRIRRRALTLNAIETRPVRRLRD